Genomic DNA from Flavobacteriales bacterium:
CAATTCAACTAAATAATTAGGAAGGTTACATTCGCTTACTGCATCTGGCAATAACGGAAGAGTATGCTCAACGACGTCTACAGCGGGCATTTCGGCCGGGTTGTCTATACTTCCGTTGGTAGCGAGCTCCACGCCTCCTGTTTTATCCTCAATTGAAGCTGTTGTTGGGGGATTAAGGGTATTAGCCGGAAGATTTTGACCAGAAGGCAAGTCCTTCTCATCGGCCTGAGTTCCCGAGCTCTGTTCTAATGCTGCATCACCTGCAATCTCATGAGCGTTAGGCTCTGATTTTGACTCCACCTCTATACTTTTTCTCGTAGGCTCCTCTATTCCCGATTCCTCATTTTTTTCGGTTGTTGAAGCCGGTGTTGTTGCTGGCGCTATTGCCGTATCTCCACCACCAATCCACTGCATTCCTCCGATGGTCAGCAGGATCGCCACCAATGCCGCTCCGGTCCACCACGCAAATTTACGGCGACGACGGCGGGTCTTCATGGCTGAATATCGGCTCATGGCCGACTCGAAACCAGCTTCCGTGGCCTGGAAATCCGCAGATGCGATTCCGGCCGCTAAGGCCGCATCCACACATCTGGGATCGTTGCGATCGAGAATAGCCTCCGCCTTATCCCATGAACTCATGGAAAAGAGGAAGTCCTGCTCATTCGCAGCGTCTTCAAACTGTTTATCGAATTCCTGGTCGCTCACTTGGCAGCCATTTTCTTTTGTTCGTACATCCGAGCCTTAAGCAGCTTTCGCGCATTGGCCACGTGCCATTTACTCGCGCTGATGCCCACGCCGAGCATTTCACTGATTTCTTTATGCATGTACCCGTCGATAGCGCATAAGTTGAAGATCTGTCGACTTTGCTCCGGCAATTCGCGGATCATTTGCATGAGTTCCTCTGCGGCGAATTGCTGATTCAAGGGGTCAAAATCATTGAAGGTATCTTCAACCACTCCTTCGGGATAACTTTCGATCCGGCGCGCATTCTTTCGGTACTCGTCGATGGCCGTATTGACCGTTATTCGCTTGAGCCAAGCGCCGAAAGGATATTGTGGATCGCACTTCTCGAGACCGAAGAGCACCTTGCAAAACGCGAGGTTCAGCAAGGCCTCTGCATCGGCTCGTTGTTTCGTATACCGGAAGCAAATGCGCATCATGAAGGCAAAGCACAGCCGATATAACTAGAACTGTGCTTTGCGGTCTTCATGGAGACACTTTTTTATTAATTCCGGTGCTACGTCCATTTATTGCTTTACGATACGCAAGTAGTCAACGCTAGACCCTTGGATCACCTGCAAGATGTAAGTTCCCGCCGGTACACCGCTCAGGTCGAGCTGCTCTTGGTTCTGGCCCTCGCGGGCCGATGTGTATGTATCGAGTAACGTTCGGCCCGACATATCGATGACCCGCATCGAAACCTCATCCGTACGGTCGCTGGCAAAGTTCAGTTGCAGTTGTCCGATGGTCGGATTAGGATAGGCGTTCAGGTACTGAATCGATGACTCGCCCAATGAAACCGGAGCAAAGCTCCCGCCCGTCCAAGTGGCGTTCGTCACAGTAATGGTGTCACAGAATGTATCGGTGCATCCGTTTCTTGTTACCGTTAAGCACACGGGGTAAGTTCCCGGAGCACTATATAAGTGGTTAGGAAGTACGTCGGCCGAAGTAGTTCCGTCTCCGAAATCCCATGAATATGCTATCGTGGTATCGAGTGATAAGCGCACGAAGTAGTAGCTCAACGGAATGGTGTCCGGGAACGGCATGAACATGGTCGAACAAGGACTCATTGGGCCTCCGCAACCAGGGGTAATGATAATGGGTCCACCGTTCCCGCCTCCAAGGTAGCCGTATCCCGGGTTCCAAGAACCACACAACGTACTGTCAAATGGTACAACCACGGTTTGACAGAACGATGCCGTGCAAGGCCCAAAGATACTTTGACCCGTTACCGTAAGGCATACGATGTACGCTCCCGGAGCACCGTAGGTGTGGGTCGGTGTCATGGAGCTACTCGTGGCTCCATCTCCGAAGTCCCATGAATAGATCATCATGCTATCCATAACGGCTGGAAAGAAGTCAGCTGTACGGCTACTATCGGTAAGTGGCATGAAGAAGGCGTCACAAGCACCCCAGTTTCCACCCGATCTAGGGCCACCACCAGGATTCCATGGGCCACCACTGCCAGTTCCGGGACCCCATGGGCCGGTCAATTGCTGTACGGCGATCTGTTGACAAATAGTGTCCGCACAGTTTTGAGAGGCATCTGACACGATCAAGCAGATCGTGTAGGTTCCTTGAGTAGTGTAGGTGTGCTGTGGGTACATCTGGCTAGAGGTGTTTCCATCTCCAAAGTCCCATGAATAGGTCAGGGTAGAGTCCCAGTTGAAAGGGAATAGATCGATCAATAACGAAGTATCTCCGGCTGCGAAGAACATGGCATCACATGGGCCGGGGAAGTTTCCACCGCCACCGCCGGTGCCGCCACCGCCAGGATTACCTCTTCCGGTACCACCACCCGTTCCGCCTCCGCCCGGGAAGGTCACCGGATAAAGTACAGAATCGCAGTAGGTATCTGAGCAGCCCGCTCCATCAGTAATGGTCAAACAGGCAAAGTAAACTCCATTCGCCGAGTAGGTGTGCGAAGGGAACATGGCCGATGAGGTATTTCCGTCACCAAAGTCCCAAGCGTAGGTTACGCTAGAATCACTGAATAGAGGAATAAATACGGCACCACCTGCCATTGAATCAGGCAAAACGATCCATTCGGCATCGCAAATGGTGTTTCCACCACCGCCAGGTCCCTCTCCTCCCGGACCACCACCGCCTGTTCCGCCACCGGCTGTTCCGCCACCACAAGGGAGCACGAAATCAGCCGTACCGGTGGTTTGCCCGTTAAAGGAGACCAACTGTGAGTAGAGTTAACCGTTACAGTCATTCACGGCGACCACGACCATTTGTAATGGCCCTTGTAGGTTTGCCGAATAATTTCCTTGAGCATCCGTTACGGCGATCGCAAAAATGGGAGGCTGAGACAAGGAGTCAACGATCACAACCGGCTCGTTGGCAATTGGCGCTCCGTTGGAGTCCGTTACAGAACCGCTCACCGTGTAAAGAAATCCTTGCGCCCACGAGGTCGTCACGAGCATCAAAGCGACAAAAGAGAGAATGATTCTTTTCATAATGCGTTTGTTTTGTTGGAGGTACGCCTTCTTTTACGCCGGGGTTAGTTCAGGCTAAATTTTTTCGATGTTTTTTATTCCTTGGCACAGAGGGCCACTCTAAGTCCCTGAGTGGGAGTAGTTTTCAGCATGAGAAATTTTGAAAACTTCACCGTATGGAAAATGTCCAGGGACTTCGCCGTTGAAATTCATCGGGCCACTGAGGGTCTTGACGAAAGCGACAAACACGATCTGCTGCGCGATATACGACGCGATTGTATCAATACTATGAGCCAAATCGCCTTGGGTACCATTCATAAGAACCCAGAGTTCATCGATTATTTAAGTAAAGCCACTTCCTAGGTCTACAGTTGCAGGTCTCGGATCGAATTGGCCAAGCAGCTCGAGTGGATCGACGAGACCATCGTCCACGAGCTCGATGAGAAGCTGCGTCAGCTGGGGTATATGATCTATGGACTTCGGCGCAGTCTTAAAGATCGTCGTGCGGCTTAGGATTCGTAGGCCATACCTATGGCGTAGGTTCCTTGTTTCACGACGAGTGTGTCCGAAAGATCCGGTAAGAACAGCAAACAGTTGACCACACCTTCGATCTTGTAGGTCGGATTCCCCATTTCGTTGATTAAGTAGGGCTCTGTTCGCTCGATCAATAACGAGCTCGTGTCGGGCTGAGGGGCATATGCGGAGCTCCAAAGTTGTCCGTGCGCATCGAGGTAGTCGAGAGCCATGTGGCGTTTTTGCGCCCAATCGTTGTTAACGTGCAGGGTTACCGGCTCGTAGTGGCAATTGCCGTTGCACAGGCTCGACCCTACGCTGACTTTTCTTCGATAACTCGAAGAGCACCCCGAGCTCTGGTCGGTGATGGTGAG
This window encodes:
- a CDS encoding RNA polymerase sigma factor, with amino-acid sequence MMRICFRYTKQRADAEALLNLAFCKVLFGLEKCDPQYPFGAWLKRITVNTAIDEYRKNARRIESYPEGVVEDTFNDFDPLNQQFAAEELMQMIRELPEQSRQIFNLCAIDGYMHKEISEMLGVGISASKWHVANARKLLKARMYEQKKMAAK
- a CDS encoding PKD domain-containing protein produces the protein MVSFNGQTTGTADFVLPCGGGTAGGGTGGGGPGGEGPGGGGNTICDAEWIVLPDSMAGGAVFIPLFSDSSVTYAWDFGDGNTSSAMFPSHTYSANGVYFACLTITDGAGCSDTYCDSVLYPVTFPGGGGTGGGTGRGNPGGGGTGGGGGNFPGPCDAMFFAAGDTSLLIDLFPFNWDSTLTYSWDFGDGNTSSQMYPQHTYTTQGTYTICLIVSDASQNCADTICQQIAVQQLTGPWGPGTGSGGPWNPGGGPRSGGNWGACDAFFMPLTDSSRTADFFPAVMDSMMIYSWDFGDGATSSSMTPTHTYGAPGAYIVCLTVTGQSIFGPCTASFCQTVVVPFDSTLCGSWNPGYGYLGGGNGGPIIITPGCGGPMSPCSTMFMPFPDTIPLSYYFVRLSLDTTIAYSWDFGDGTTSADVLPNHLYSAPGTYPVCLTVTRNGCTDTFCDTITVTNATWTGGSFAPVSLGESSIQYLNAYPNPTIGQLQLNFASDRTDEVSMRVIDMSGRTLLDTYTSAREGQNQEQLDLSGVPAGTYILQVIQGSSVDYLRIVKQ
- a CDS encoding carboxypeptidase regulatory-like domain-containing protein; amino-acid sequence: MKRIILSFVALMLVTTSWAQGFLYTVSGSVTDSNGAPIANEPVVIVDSLSQPPIFAIAVTDAQGNYSANLQGPLQMVVVAVNDCNG
- a CDS encoding four helix bundle protein — encoded protein: MSRDFAVEIHRATEGLDESDKHDLLRDIRRDCINTMSQIALGTIHKNPEFIDYLSKATS